One genomic region from Euzebya tangerina encodes:
- a CDS encoding TetR/AcrR family transcriptional regulator, with protein MTDLEESREAETDPRVQRTLEEVHAAVLRLLADGGIEAVTHSRVAEISAVSRATVYRHFSDRDDLIASALAASVPPTVPVQRTDDAIADLRAFLKAVGAALCSQQALPDLIKLANRASRDPDLAVARQHIVSLGDSPVTPLLRDGIAQGWLRDDLDIEIATMQLMGPLFAVTALALATVTDELVDRHVDAWLTGHAAPRSVSRLDQE; from the coding sequence GTGACGGACCTGGAGGAGTCGCGGGAGGCCGAGACCGACCCGCGGGTGCAGCGGACCCTCGAGGAGGTTCACGCTGCAGTGCTGCGGCTGCTGGCGGACGGCGGCATCGAAGCGGTCACGCACAGCCGGGTCGCGGAGATCTCGGCCGTCAGTCGGGCGACGGTCTATCGACACTTCTCCGACCGCGACGATCTGATCGCGAGCGCGTTGGCAGCCAGCGTCCCGCCGACCGTTCCGGTCCAACGGACCGACGATGCCATCGCTGACCTCCGCGCCTTCTTGAAAGCGGTCGGGGCGGCGCTCTGCTCCCAGCAGGCGCTGCCCGATCTGATCAAGCTGGCCAATCGGGCCAGCCGCGATCCGGATCTCGCCGTCGCCCGCCAACACATCGTGTCGCTGGGCGACTCTCCGGTCACGCCGCTGCTCCGGGACGGCATCGCACAGGGATGGCTGCGCGACGACCTCGACATCGAGATCGCCACCATGCAGCTGATGGGGCCGCTGTTCGCGGTGACCGCGCTCGCGTTGGCAACGGTCACGGATGAGTTGGTGGACCGGCACGTCGACGCTTGGCTGACCGGCCATGCCGCACCACGTTCCGTGAGCCGTCTCGACCAAGAGTAG
- a CDS encoding sensor domain-containing diguanylate cyclase, translating into MTSLSLRAKLLILAGVPLLVAVIALAALALRAQADARVATAEVEHLDDLAVLTDIEAALRAESWLYRLRIDNPGGGPVPDEVGLTFAHLAEQSDASMATIEAADLTVDEQRAVTELYDRLIAVRQAIADQDLRAGSEALGRLHGELAFATTAARASRVAGLDSRWLGLAAAQNAVVLAGHETADAMWRLHVGAFAQAAPPGAPGPQAPRQLLGPNNATREKLAEARIWINGGIEEGQRPPAPGEDPAGPWRQVLRDAQHSGQRPFDLDEAGVADLLRLSDAYRADVSLLADQITDDLYADAASRADQAQRTGLISLGALISVVIAVITATISVLRRLTRRVDTLVESATQIAEGDFSLEAAAIGTDDEIGRIAGAMDEIRTSLQLVDDQLHALAEGDLTAPVLSDGSAGGLGQRLRLAVGELNRSTSDLIDAAHQDPLTGLLNRAGLDKHTEPLRAVDDLAVLTLDLDGFKPVNDAYGHAVGDELLCQVADRLKSAVRPEDAVARTGGDEFVVVLAGVDPEAASAMATRLAEVVAEPIDGTSAGHTINVGVSVGRAMVADGEALSDALERADQAMYARKRSRQPVFQ; encoded by the coding sequence ATGACCTCCCTCTCCCTGCGCGCGAAGCTGCTGATCCTCGCCGGCGTCCCGCTGCTCGTCGCGGTGATCGCCCTCGCCGCTCTGGCCCTCCGTGCCCAAGCCGACGCCCGTGTGGCCACTGCTGAGGTCGAGCACCTCGACGACCTGGCGGTCCTGACCGACATCGAGGCCGCCCTTCGCGCCGAGAGCTGGCTCTATCGTCTGCGAATCGACAACCCGGGCGGCGGCCCCGTCCCCGACGAGGTTGGACTCACCTTCGCGCATCTGGCCGAGCAGAGCGACGCCTCGATGGCCACCATCGAGGCAGCCGACCTGACGGTCGACGAGCAACGCGCAGTGACGGAGTTGTACGACCGCTTGATCGCGGTCCGACAGGCGATCGCAGACCAGGACCTCCGAGCCGGAAGCGAGGCCCTCGGGCGGCTGCACGGCGAGTTGGCCTTTGCCACGACCGCCGCGCGCGCCTCCCGCGTCGCCGGGCTGGACAGCCGCTGGCTGGGCTTGGCCGCTGCCCAGAACGCCGTCGTCCTCGCCGGGCACGAGACTGCCGACGCGATGTGGCGGCTGCACGTGGGAGCGTTCGCGCAGGCGGCTCCGCCGGGGGCACCGGGGCCACAGGCGCCCCGTCAGCTGCTGGGTCCGAACAACGCGACCCGTGAGAAGCTGGCCGAGGCGAGGATCTGGATCAACGGTGGGATCGAGGAAGGCCAGCGTCCGCCGGCACCCGGCGAGGACCCGGCCGGTCCGTGGCGTCAGGTCCTGCGTGACGCACAGCACAGTGGCCAACGACCCTTCGACCTCGACGAAGCGGGCGTCGCTGACCTCCTGCGGCTGAGTGACGCCTACCGGGCCGACGTATCGCTGCTGGCGGATCAGATCACCGACGACCTGTACGCCGATGCCGCCAGCCGGGCGGACCAGGCGCAGCGAACGGGCCTCATCAGCCTCGGCGCGTTGATCTCCGTCGTCATCGCAGTCATCACCGCCACCATCTCCGTCCTACGCCGACTCACGCGACGGGTCGACACCCTGGTCGAATCCGCCACACAGATCGCTGAGGGCGACTTCTCCCTCGAGGCCGCCGCGATCGGCACCGATGACGAGATCGGGCGCATCGCCGGGGCGATGGACGAGATCCGCACCAGCCTGCAGCTGGTCGACGACCAACTCCACGCCCTGGCGGAGGGAGACCTGACGGCGCCGGTCCTGTCCGACGGATCGGCCGGGGGGCTCGGCCAACGGCTGCGCCTGGCGGTGGGCGAGCTGAACCGCAGTACCTCGGACCTGATCGACGCGGCCCACCAAGACCCCCTCACCGGCCTGCTGAACCGGGCCGGCCTCGACAAGCACACCGAGCCCCTGCGCGCCGTCGACGACCTGGCTGTGCTCACCCTCGACCTGGATGGCTTCAAGCCGGTGAACGACGCCTACGGTCACGCCGTCGGGGACGAGTTGCTGTGCCAGGTCGCTGACCGGCTGAAGAGCGCCGTCCGACCTGAGGACGCCGTGGCCCGCACCGGTGGCGACGAGTTCGTGGTCGTACTGGCGGGGGTCGACCCCGAGGCGGCCAGCGCGATGGCAACCCGACTGGCCGAGGTGGTGGCCGAGCCGATCGATGGCACGTCCGCCGGGCACACCATCAACGTGGGCGTCTCCGTCGGCCGGGCGATGGTCGCCGACGGCGAGGCGTTGAGCGACGCGCTCGAGCGGGCCGATCAGGCCATGTACGCGCGCAAGCGAAGCCGCCAGCCCGTCTTCCAGTAG
- a CDS encoding aminotransferase class V-fold PLP-dependent enzyme, whose translation MSTDVQALVDRIRDGVIGSRQTMHGPYGTRPVVYADYTASGRALDFVEDAIRDHVLPTYANTHTESSGTGLQTTRFREDAREIIRSCVGADDEYAVLFCGSGSTGAIDRLVHVLGLRVPERLSDHVTLEPTDRPVVFIGPYEHHSNDLAWRETIADVVTIHEDLDGGIDLADLEAKLVAHADRPLLIGSFSAASNVTGIITDTTAVSCLLHEHGALAIWDYAAAAPYVEIDVAPEGGKDQGSDPDHYFDAVVLSPHKMVGGPGTPGLLVARKDLFTNRVPSVPGGGTVWYVNPTEHHYLDDIEHREEGGTPDIVGSIRAGLVFALKDSVGADEIRRREDAFITRAIDRWRVHPKIEILGSLERERLSIVSFVVAHDRPGRYLHHNFVVALLNDLFGIQSRGGCSCAGPYGHRLLGIDVDASRALEREIGTGCEGIKPGWVRVNFNYFIDEEEFGYILSAVELVAGHGIELLADYRFDARTGRWQHREATEAGIERLADLVIGQDGFTQTRPARGRDEVSLSEHLAAAHELLHRRRPAVDPGWPEVSEDFESLRWFPLPAEVAG comes from the coding sequence ATGAGCACCGACGTGCAGGCTCTGGTCGACCGCATTCGGGATGGTGTCATCGGGTCCCGGCAGACGATGCACGGGCCCTACGGAACCCGCCCGGTGGTCTACGCGGACTACACGGCTTCGGGTCGTGCCCTGGACTTCGTGGAGGACGCGATCCGCGATCACGTCCTGCCGACCTACGCCAACACCCACACCGAGTCCTCCGGCACCGGTCTGCAGACGACACGCTTCCGAGAGGACGCACGGGAGATCATCCGGTCCTGCGTGGGGGCGGACGACGAGTACGCCGTGCTCTTCTGCGGCTCGGGCTCGACCGGCGCCATCGACCGGCTGGTCCACGTGCTCGGGTTGCGGGTCCCCGAGCGCCTGAGTGACCACGTCACGCTCGAGCCCACCGATCGCCCGGTCGTCTTCATCGGGCCGTACGAGCACCACTCCAACGACCTCGCCTGGCGGGAGACCATCGCCGACGTGGTCACCATCCACGAGGACCTGGATGGCGGGATCGACCTGGCCGATCTCGAGGCCAAGCTCGTGGCGCACGCCGACCGTCCCCTGCTGATCGGCTCCTTCTCGGCCGCCTCGAACGTGACGGGCATCATCACCGACACCACGGCCGTCAGCTGTCTCCTCCACGAGCACGGCGCCCTGGCGATCTGGGACTACGCAGCCGCGGCCCCCTACGTCGAGATCGACGTCGCGCCTGAGGGAGGGAAGGACCAGGGCAGCGACCCCGATCATTACTTCGACGCCGTGGTGCTCAGCCCGCACAAGATGGTCGGCGGGCCGGGGACGCCCGGGCTCCTCGTGGCCCGCAAGGACCTGTTCACCAACCGGGTGCCCAGCGTGCCCGGTGGGGGCACGGTGTGGTACGTCAACCCGACCGAGCACCACTACCTCGACGACATCGAACACCGGGAGGAGGGCGGGACTCCCGACATCGTCGGCTCGATCCGCGCTGGTCTGGTGTTCGCGTTGAAGGACTCCGTCGGGGCCGACGAGATCCGTCGTCGTGAGGACGCCTTCATCACCCGGGCCATCGACCGGTGGAGGGTGCACCCGAAGATCGAGATCCTCGGATCGCTCGAGCGCGAGCGCCTCTCGATCGTCTCGTTCGTGGTGGCCCATGACCGCCCTGGCCGGTACCTGCACCACAACTTCGTCGTGGCCCTGCTGAACGATCTGTTCGGCATCCAGTCCCGTGGCGGGTGCTCCTGTGCTGGTCCGTACGGGCACCGACTGCTCGGCATCGACGTGGACGCCTCCCGTGCCCTGGAGCGTGAGATCGGCACGGGCTGTGAGGGCATCAAGCCGGGCTGGGTGCGGGTCAACTTCAACTACTTCATCGATGAGGAGGAGTTCGGCTACATCCTGTCTGCCGTTGAACTGGTGGCGGGTCACGGCATCGAACTGCTGGCGGACTACCGCTTCGACGCGCGGACTGGTCGGTGGCAGCATCGCGAGGCGACGGAGGCCGGCATCGAGCGGCTGGCGGATCTGGTCATCGGACAGGACGGCTTCACCCAGACGCGGCCCGCCCGAGGTCGG
- a CDS encoding efflux RND transporter permease subunit, which translates to MQALLRPITTAVAARPGITIILVVLLTALLASFAPQQELSNDSSAFSPTNDEVLAAEELAERFDDAGTTTLQVVVTGEDVISADGAATQLTIERVAQDVFGDALLTPEGAPGAAIGYLTPAIAAAAQQGIDLAAGDDAQVDQLQELALSGPPPGQAPPPGTAPQGQQGQGQAADGQTPGPGEEAQAPDQAAPDQAAPDQAAPQGQAPPGGGAPGQGGGGLGFAAQLSAGEDPTQAPSGLVLLTLDDTAFADEAALATAQGEFADTLEAEAPPLDALPFSFLLVADPGEDFQAEVGRLFGIAALVILIVLAFVLRASRGQNLGLLGAVRRSLADMALALVSVMIGITWLQGIAVLLGPNYLGLIGQATPPTQIVPILLLALGVSYTIYVQSRYREELNRSASPTPREAVAKLGPTIGVALLLSMVTTAIGFLTNLVSPIPAIQDLGVLAAAGIVVIFLLTLTVLPAGRLLLDRIRERRDAPTVPRHEVATSERSPFARAALFALTPALKAPYVVLGVVLVLSAGGAWSLTQLDVEFDVTAFLPQDSPLVEAVGVLERDFGGGLAETTQVLVEGDAVNDEAFVQVVDQLRTDLVDVEGVVDVGGSSDLAAEIDPEAGAYDAPAARLSVRTQSEEVGAATLQASMDEALQPIQDLGLATTVTSDEIITDGVIDGLSSSQITGLLTTLGAVLLLLIGVYAVRNRQPLLGVIITLPVGVVVLWVFGLMYLTGIPFDPITAIISALVIGVGIDFSIHLGERFVTDLEEAGGDVPTALRDSLTHTGAALAGSAFTTVLGFTSLIFASIVPFQRMGIVTVYAVGLALLSALSVLPPLLVLYGRRRGGHLHAVEGDAHDRHPDDSTAVLAE; encoded by the coding sequence GTGCAAGCCCTGCTTCGACCCATCACCACCGCCGTGGCCGCCAGACCCGGCATCACCATCATCCTGGTCGTCCTGTTGACCGCGCTCCTGGCCTCGTTTGCGCCGCAGCAGGAGCTGTCCAACGACTCCTCCGCCTTCTCGCCCACCAACGACGAGGTGCTCGCCGCGGAGGAGCTCGCCGAGCGCTTCGACGACGCCGGGACGACGACGTTGCAGGTGGTCGTCACGGGCGAGGACGTGATCTCCGCCGATGGTGCAGCCACCCAGCTGACGATCGAACGGGTCGCCCAGGACGTCTTCGGCGACGCGTTGCTCACCCCCGAGGGGGCGCCGGGCGCCGCCATCGGCTACCTGACGCCGGCCATCGCGGCCGCTGCCCAGCAGGGGATCGATCTGGCGGCTGGCGATGACGCCCAGGTCGACCAGTTGCAGGAGCTGGCACTCAGCGGCCCGCCACCAGGGCAGGCGCCTCCGCCGGGCACGGCACCGCAGGGCCAACAGGGACAGGGTCAGGCAGCCGACGGTCAGACGCCCGGCCCGGGCGAAGAGGCCCAGGCGCCCGATCAGGCAGCGCCTGACCAGGCAGCCCCTGACCAGGCAGCCCCTCAGGGCCAGGCGCCCCCCGGCGGCGGCGCCCCCGGGCAGGGCGGCGGCGGACTGGGCTTCGCGGCACAGCTGTCCGCCGGTGAGGACCCCACGCAGGCGCCGTCCGGCCTGGTTCTCCTGACCCTGGACGACACCGCCTTCGCCGACGAAGCCGCCCTGGCCACGGCCCAGGGCGAGTTCGCCGACACCCTGGAGGCCGAAGCCCCGCCCCTGGACGCTCTACCGTTCTCCTTCCTCCTCGTCGCTGACCCCGGTGAGGACTTCCAGGCGGAGGTCGGTCGTCTCTTCGGCATCGCCGCGCTGGTGATCCTGATCGTCCTGGCCTTCGTGTTGCGGGCCAGTCGTGGTCAGAACCTGGGACTGTTGGGTGCCGTCCGGCGGTCGCTTGCCGACATGGCCTTGGCGCTGGTGTCGGTCATGATCGGCATCACCTGGCTCCAGGGCATCGCCGTGCTCCTCGGACCGAACTACCTGGGCCTGATCGGCCAGGCGACGCCGCCCACGCAGATCGTGCCGATCCTGCTGCTGGCCCTGGGCGTGAGCTACACCATCTACGTCCAATCGCGCTACCGGGAGGAGCTGAACCGGTCAGCCAGCCCCACCCCTCGCGAGGCCGTCGCCAAGCTCGGGCCCACCATCGGCGTGGCGCTGCTGCTGTCGATGGTGACCACCGCCATCGGGTTCCTGACCAACCTGGTCTCTCCCATCCCGGCGATCCAGGACCTTGGTGTTCTGGCGGCCGCCGGCATCGTCGTGATCTTCCTGCTCACCCTGACCGTGCTGCCCGCCGGTCGTCTGCTGCTGGACCGCATCCGTGAGCGACGTGATGCGCCCACGGTGCCCCGCCATGAGGTCGCGACCTCTGAGCGCTCACCGTTCGCCCGCGCTGCCCTGTTCGCGCTGACCCCGGCGCTCAAGGCCCCCTACGTCGTCCTCGGCGTGGTCCTGGTCCTCTCGGCCGGCGGAGCCTGGTCGCTCACGCAACTGGACGTCGAGTTCGACGTGACCGCGTTCCTGCCACAGGATTCCCCGCTGGTCGAGGCGGTCGGTGTACTCGAGCGCGACTTCGGAGGTGGCCTGGCCGAGACCACACAGGTCCTGGTCGAGGGGGACGCCGTGAACGACGAGGCGTTCGTCCAGGTGGTCGATCAGCTCCGCACCGACCTCGTGGACGTCGAGGGCGTCGTCGACGTGGGCGGTAGTTCGGACCTCGCGGCGGAGATCGACCCCGAGGCTGGTGCCTATGACGCGCCGGCCGCCCGGCTCTCGGTCCGCACCCAGTCCGAGGAGGTCGGGGCCGCCACCTTGCAGGCGTCCATGGACGAGGCACTTCAGCCCATTCAGGACCTGGGCCTTGCGACGACCGTCACCTCCGACGAGATCATCACCGACGGTGTCATCGACGGCCTCTCATCCTCCCAGATCACCGGTCTGCTGACGACGCTCGGGGCCGTGCTGCTGCTGCTGATCGGCGTCTACGCGGTGCGAAACCGGCAGCCACTGCTCGGCGTGATCATCACCCTCCCCGTCGGTGTGGTGGTGCTCTGGGTGTTCGGCCTCATGTACCTCACCGGCATCCCCTTCGACCCGATCACCGCCATCATCTCGGCCCTGGTGATCGGGGTCGGGATCGACTTCTCGATCCACTTGGGCGAGCGCTTCGTGACCGATCTGGAGGAGGCCGGCGGTGACGTGCCGACGGCCCTGCGAGACTCGCTGACCCACACCGGCGCAGCCCTGGCCGGGTCCGCCTTCACCACGGTGCTGGGCTTCACCTCGCTGATCTTCGCCTCGATCGTCCCGTTCCAACGCATGGGCATCGTCACCGTGTACGCCGTGGGACTGGCCCTCCTGTCAGCGCTGTCGGTCCTCCCGCCGCTGCTGGTGCTCTACGGTCGACGGCGCGGCGGACACCTCCACGCCGTCGAGGGTGACGCGCACGACCGCCACCCCGACGACTCCACTGCTGTGCTGGCCGAGTGA
- a CDS encoding serine/threonine-protein kinase — MSAEPLDLGIPGLTDAVLVGSGGHATVYRARQPAFGRVVAVKVITAAHSDPQVRQRFERECRAMGQLSEHPAIVTVYDAGSTESGHPYLTMAYVPGGSLQDDLDQGATWPWSKVLALGVRMSGALEAAHQAGVLHRDIKPANILSSKYGPQLADFGIARVAGGHETGTGIVTATIAHAPPEILDGVRPSAASDIYSLGSTLYAMLAGRPPFMADREEESVLPMIVRIHADQPPDLRQIGVPDAVADVMEGCLSKSAEARPQRAVELGRELQALQRQMSVEVTPLHAPDDELTTVKVEVAPPREPRPRPDSPVTRRRDLKLSALAVGLVALLASGWWWSTTLDRQADDSTAAETTPNEGAEESLQPSSDPAQITNSPPPDEQIPTPSAVASASAAPPDVLSSIDVGTAAFSILSDPIFDLWAPASGPAALVRIDPSSGQATGQVPLGGVPETPVRAGASNQLWVTLISSNQVVQIDPVAEVVTATVEVGANPFIPAVTDDALWVPNRDDGTLSRIDISSRRVTDTVSVGENPRTPTIVGGAAWVSNGDDGTLSRVDLDRREVTDTVPIGGSPSAPVFFDGTLWLATSEPSRVVQVDPASAQILRDITVSNGAQQPVVGGGALWVANRDAGALTQIRPDQAIVEATFDIGGRPMTPAVIDGALWVPDRVNSTVSRFDLEQMRVTGVVEDLGRPDTPVAGPGGVWVTDIENGRVVLISTR; from the coding sequence GTGTCGGCTGAGCCCCTCGACCTCGGTATCCCTGGACTGACGGACGCGGTGCTCGTTGGGAGTGGAGGCCACGCAACCGTCTACCGCGCCAGGCAACCAGCCTTCGGCAGGGTCGTCGCCGTCAAGGTGATCACGGCTGCGCATAGTGATCCGCAGGTCCGACAGCGCTTCGAACGCGAGTGTCGTGCCATGGGCCAACTCTCGGAACATCCCGCAATCGTGACCGTCTACGACGCCGGTTCAACGGAGAGCGGCCATCCCTATCTGACCATGGCCTATGTTCCCGGGGGGTCGCTCCAGGACGACCTTGATCAGGGAGCCACGTGGCCTTGGTCCAAGGTGCTTGCGCTGGGCGTGAGGATGAGCGGTGCTCTGGAAGCGGCGCACCAGGCGGGAGTTCTGCATCGTGACATCAAGCCCGCCAACATCCTGAGTTCGAAGTACGGGCCGCAGTTGGCCGACTTCGGCATCGCACGGGTGGCCGGCGGGCACGAGACCGGTACCGGCATCGTGACGGCGACTATTGCGCATGCTCCTCCCGAGATCCTCGACGGTGTGAGACCGTCGGCTGCGTCGGACATCTACTCACTGGGATCGACGCTATATGCCATGTTGGCTGGTCGGCCCCCGTTCATGGCTGATCGTGAGGAAGAGTCTGTGCTTCCGATGATCGTGCGGATTCACGCTGATCAGCCGCCTGACCTACGGCAGATCGGTGTTCCGGACGCGGTTGCCGACGTGATGGAAGGCTGTCTTTCGAAGAGTGCGGAGGCACGCCCGCAGCGTGCAGTTGAACTTGGCCGGGAACTGCAGGCTCTACAGCGACAGATGAGTGTGGAGGTGACTCCTCTGCACGCTCCCGACGACGAACTGACCACCGTTAAGGTTGAGGTCGCGCCGCCGAGGGAGCCACGACCGAGGCCGGATTCGCCAGTCACTCGCCGACGCGATCTGAAGCTCTCAGCGCTCGCGGTCGGCCTCGTCGCGTTACTGGCAAGCGGGTGGTGGTGGTCCACGACGCTTGACCGCCAGGCCGATGACAGTACGGCTGCGGAAACGACGCCTAACGAGGGCGCCGAGGAATCGCTGCAGCCAAGCTCCGATCCGGCACAGATCACTAACTCCCCACCCCCCGATGAGCAAATCCCTACCCCGTCAGCCGTGGCGTCCGCATCCGCGGCTCCGCCCGACGTACTGAGCAGCATCGACGTCGGCACGGCAGCCTTCTCGATCCTCAGCGATCCCATCTTCGATCTCTGGGCCCCCGCTTCCGGCCCGGCTGCTCTGGTTCGCATTGACCCCTCAAGCGGTCAAGCCACCGGTCAGGTCCCGCTCGGCGGAGTGCCCGAGACACCAGTTCGTGCCGGTGCCTCTAACCAGTTGTGGGTGACGCTGATCAGCAGCAACCAAGTGGTGCAAATCGATCCTGTTGCCGAGGTGGTAACCGCAACCGTCGAGGTCGGAGCCAACCCTTTCATCCCTGCCGTCACTGACGACGCCCTGTGGGTTCCCAACCGCGACGACGGAACGCTCTCGCGGATCGACATCAGCAGCCGACGGGTGACCGACACGGTGTCGGTCGGGGAGAATCCCAGGACTCCCACCATCGTCGGAGGTGCCGCCTGGGTCAGCAACGGCGATGATGGAACGCTTTCCCGGGTTGATCTGGACCGGCGTGAGGTGACTGACACGGTGCCGATTGGGGGGTCTCCATCCGCACCGGTGTTCTTCGACGGCACACTATGGCTAGCTACCTCCGAGCCTAGTCGTGTTGTGCAGGTCGACCCGGCGAGCGCACAGATCCTACGAGACATCACGGTAAGCAACGGCGCACAACAGCCCGTCGTTGGCGGCGGCGCTCTATGGGTGGCCAATCGAGATGCGGGTGCGCTCACACAGATCCGTCCCGATCAGGCAATCGTGGAGGCGACGTTCGACATCGGTGGGCGCCCGATGACACCCGCGGTCATCGATGGGGCGCTGTGGGTGCCTGACCGGGTGAACTCGACGGTAAGCAGATTCGATCTCGAGCAGATGAGGGTGACAGGTGTCGTGGAGGACCTAGGCCGACCTGACACCCCTGTCGCTGGGCCCGGAGGCGTTTGGGTGACTGACATCGAGAACGGTCGTGTCGTTCTAATCAGCACTCGGTGA